In Spirochaetota bacterium, the sequence ACATGAAGGTATTTATGAAATTAGGCTATATTAACTATCTTAATTGTTTCCCTTTTTATTATCATATGTTTCATGTTAAGCCTCTTAATGGTGTGGAGGTGGTGCCTGCCTATCCAAGTCAGCTTAACCAAATGCTTATTGAAGGAAAGCTTGATATGAGTCCAATATCATCAGCAGCGTATGCACAGGGGCAGGACAGTCTTAAACTCTTACCTCAATTTTGTTTAAGCTCAATTGGATACGTACGTTCGGTGATTCTTGTAAGCAAAAAACCAATTGAGATGCTTGACAACTGTACGGTTGGCCTTTCACATGCATCGCAAACGTCAGTGGTGCTTTTGAAGATACTTTTGCAAAAATTTTATGGTGTACTTCCGCACTATGTGAGCTCTGATCCCTTTGCAACATTGGGTGATATTGATGCAAAGCTTGTTATTGGCAATGAAGCAATGATGCATGAGCAGGAGCCCGTGCCATATATCTATGACCTTGGTGACCTGTGGCTACAGAAGACTGGTTACCCGGTAGTCTTTGCTGTGTTTGCAGTGCGAAGTGACGCTATCACCCGGTACAATGACATCATTAATGATGTGTGTGCATCATACCGCACCTCACTTGACACTTTGAATACAAATCCTGCCGACTTGATTGCAAAAGCCCGGCAGCGGTATCCCGATATTGCTTATGATATTGCACATTACTATACCCTGCTAAAATTTGAATTTACTGAAA encodes:
- a CDS encoding menaquinone biosynthesis protein; the encoded protein is MKLGYINYLNCFPFYYHMFHVKPLNGVEVVPAYPSQLNQMLIEGKLDMSPISSAAYAQGQDSLKLLPQFCLSSIGYVRSVILVSKKPIEMLDNCTVGLSHASQTSVVLLKILLQKFYGVLPHYVSSDPFATLGDIDAKLVIGNEAMMHEQEPVPYIYDLGDLWLQKTGYPVVFAVFAVRSDAITRYNDIINDVCASYRTSLDTLNTNPADLIAKARQRYPDIAYDIAHYYTLLKFEFTEKLKEALMQYYAMAWQLQLLPPVSSLQFFGR